GCTCAATCACTCTCAAGATTGAAAAAAGAGTAAGTTCAGGAAGTGAACCAACATATCCCCACAtcgaacccaaaaaaaaaaaaatcagagagagagagagagaagcccAAAGCGAAGTAGAAATACCCATCACCTATTTCTTTACAAACCAAATGTATTACATGCGTATCCAGTAACAAAATCTCTTTAAAGTGTCGTATAAAtcttaaattcatatatatcaTTCAAAACTTCCAAATGGAAAATCTTAAGGGTATAAAACTAACCACAATGAAATCTCCACTTGAAGAGATCGACAGCAATACATAAGCTAATATACGTATCCCCTACGCCTTgcaattttttctatatttatcaaaagaagAACCATCCATAAAAACTAAACCAATCTTAATATCCCAAATGAGAATAACAGGTAAAACGCGAACCAAGAGCATAAAAGCAAGACAAAACACTAACAAAACCCATCGCTTCACCAATatccaaaaacagaaaagaccCAGACCATAAGCCAGAAACACAAAAAGAAGACCACACAATTCAACAACAACCccataaataaaaccaaaaaaaaacaacagcccAGATACAAATAAACCCCAGATTACCTCAAAGACTGCATTTTTACCTGCTCTTTGGTAGCGGAATGAGCATTCAACTGGAGAGCAAGAGCAGCATTGGATGCAATGGAATGAGCAAGAAGATGAGGTAGACGTTGAGAGATATCAGGTGGAGGCAATCTAAGCCGTAGATCTTGGATCGTACGGCTCAAAGATGAAGCCTTTGAATCTAATTCTTGAACATACTTTTGTTGGTCATCAGTGAACACAATTGGGATTCTGTCTTCTTCTAATTCATGGTTGTTTCCATGGGCTCCTACGACATCTGCTGCCCATGCCAGCAATCCCGCCATGCCTGTATTCTTGAAGACAAAATCAGTTAAAAACTGTAAAATTGTAACTGTCTGAATGTCTCTGcagaaaaatattggaagttgaAGAAGAGGAATGGGCTTGGGCTAATTTTAAGAAGATGAATGCAAATGGTCGACTTGGATTATCATTGTTTGGGCTTTAGAAGAAAGTTGGgttttcaaaaagttttttttttttttttggtcaattaAATTAACTGATCTCATCGTTGTGATGCATTGTAATTCTTGGTATTTGCAACTTGCAAGCTTGTGAGTTGTGATTGATAAAGTACAAACTTCGACAGCCGAAAGTTGTTCTAATTTccaatatagtttttaaataactaGTTGTTGCCATTTTATTTAGCTTTGCTATTTTAGCTGAAACAttataaaagaaactaaaacattTAGGGGAATAAGTTCGTAAATCAAGAtattgcatttatttttctttgcactttaattttattttttttaagttggatTTATTTAGAATCAAACTTGATGGTTTGATTCAAAAGACTTCATGTTAGGCTTTCTACAATATTgattaaaaacttttattatgTCGTAGAtacttgatttgaaaaaatatttaggaaacTACTATAGATGAAGACATAAATTTAATGTGGATCTTAGTAGtgctataatttatttatttttttaatttttgtttaatcaaGTTTTCTTTgctcttcaattttatcttttcaagttAGGTTTATTTGATATTAGATTTTATGGTTTGCTTCAATTGACTTCATGTTGGGTTCTCGCaatgtcaaagaaaaattatagtGCTTGTTTGATGCTCGATTTGGAAAAATGCACTTTGATTTCATTGATTTAGAACAATTGGTACTTTAGGATCATATTCAAAAATGAAATTAGTGTtcaagggctaaattgaaagaaaaggaggggaGTGGCTGACACATGTAAAAAGGCTTGCCTTGTTTCGGCTGCACATGTGGTGGCCACAAACATTCATTTTTCCCTAGTATCATTTAATTCATCTCAAGCATCATTTTACATCCATGACAACACTTGTAAGAGGACTAATTTGGCTCTAGCAACacaatttttcttcatttcttcttttctctctccttttcttaatttctgTACGTGTGCACATAGggtcatttttttccttttaaaaaattgaatatatttttttaattttatcctttaatattttgttgattgaaaattgaaattaatgatttattttctatgagattatcatagttttatttttgtattgaggATTTGGCAAGTTATCTCAACCTTCAaggttaacttgggttgatcTAATATTACagggttatgtttttttataaaagaatccTCCGAGGGAGGAGGGCATGCCTTTGAACAAAGAAATGGCATGATTGATTAGTTGGGATCACTTTgaatcttttcctttttataagAGATTTTCTACTCTCATTTTTAAATACCCAATTAGCATGCATCACATTTCactagaaaataacttaaacCACACTTTAGCCAATTCTTTGTTTCTTAACCTTCGTACCTCTTTTAGAATGTCCAACAAATAGTTGTTGACGCGAATGACTATGTAGCTTAAGTAGTTGTAAAGGTCTCTTTTCCCTCAAGAGATCTTGTATGTGAggctattttttataataataataataataaaacaagtagTTATAGATAACAATGTTGGCTAGTGTAACTGTATTTTGAAACTCAAGCAATGAAGAAACCACAACCAAGATTACTAGGAAAAAATAGGTCAATACTCATTATCTTCCCCATTTCTTTCACAAAACTAGGTGAATATTGTTAATGTACAGGCTCTCACACGTCATACCACAAAactagaaacaagaaaaaacttttatcaCAACCCAACCAAACCTCCTCCATAAGCACATGTCATACCACTAGAAAGAGAACAATACGTTGCTCCTAACATTGATGTGAAAGCATGATTTTGGTTCATGTACAGGCTCTCACATGCCATTTGAATGGCATAGAGACTATCATATGCTGACACGTgcgtcaacttttttttaataatatttttaaacctaaaattatCAAGACATCCCtatcaaaattcaataataacaaaaaaaactagtctAAAAGATCTAAACTCCCCAGCATTTAgcctttgattttttgaattacAAGGGTAATTCTaccatttaattgtttttttataaaagaaaaggatgaataAGCCTCTCtatacatgtatattttttcgcTCCCAACAATATGGTTATACATTTAttgttcctttttttatcttaaatgatAGAAGAGCCCTCcgttaaagattattttttttttcttttaagggcaaaataatatttatattgtagCAAAAGGAAGTGCATGTACAATTTTACCCCCAATCATATATGCAACGCCAAATAACATCTAACATGTTTAGTAATAATTATCTTTACATTGATTCAATTTACAGTAATATATGTCTTGATGAATAGTgaaagattgatatttttttagttttttgtaatCTGGTTTGTAATGAAGataatgttgttttataaatattgtattATAGTTAAcagttctttattattattatttttattctttgtaaGGCATTATCTATCCTTTTAGGTTAGTGAAATTATTTGGTAATAAAACGAAATGCAAAGTTTGCTGACCCTTTTTTCAGAAACCAAGTtacattttcaaaattcaaattgaaattgaCATTTTCAATAATCCCAGTGTTATGTTATTTGGTCAAAATTCTATTAATATAAAGGGGTTATGTCCTTCAAGTGCCAGTCAGGGAAAGGGTGGGAACCTTGCTTAGGAACTAGGTAATGGCGAAATTGTTGAAAATGAAGTTTCAGTTGTCTTGAGTACatctttctttcaagttttgcaATCAAATTTGTTGATGACGACTTGAGGTAATGGCGTAATATCAAGTCATCTTTCATCGCTTctctgatatatatatttttttatcatctcgAAAAAAGAATTGCAAAATGTTTTGGCATCAAGTTTTCAAATGaaacatataaaatgtttttattcaaattcagTGATGTTTGTAATAAATTAACGATTTTGAGTTGCTGGTAATCTGAGTTTTAGGAACAGTTAGGAATAAAGTATTTTTGGTgttaaatgcatcaaaatgatattttttttaaaattattttgagatcaacacatcaaaatgatccaaaacataaatataaattaatttctaataaatataataaaaattttaaaaatacatgataaTCTCTTTCATAATAGCTGTACATAAAACTTTaggttggttttgttttgtgatGGTACaattttttaagggttttatttttttcttttactttattttagattattatatATAGCCTAAGGGTGTACTTGGCGATtcattgttttgtaatttttttaaaaaatattcaaattatatatatattaataaaaaatattttaaaaaataatctctatcaTTCTCATAAACACCGTGAGTCAGCCCTAGCAATAATAATTCCCCACATATCAGGATGCCTTATTCGTCTTTACAATTTTTGTTTGGACATAGAGTGGTGATTATAATCCTTCAAGGTGGTGTGTCTAAAAGAATATTGGTAAAATTAAAGTATGCATGAAAATGATATTAGAATACTGAATACTGACCGAAGAAAGCTGTGGGCGAGGTCGCAAGAACATGCATGGGAATAAAGGTTGATAATTTTGTACCATTGCATTtggaataaattttattcttcttagaATTTTGATCTATTCTGAAAATTTCCTTCAAATTCCAGCTGAAACATTTCAGTTCcattctattgtttttttcttgtcaaatactgtttttttttataaaaaaaaaattatattttttaattttattttttaacatttagtttagtgaatattaaattttataatttatttttttagtgtttaccTCAATTTTATAATCTACCTAACGGATTTATatactttaataattttttaaggagctaaaataaaataaaattttacaaatgaTTCATGTGTGAATCATGatataaaacacacaaaaaaatattaattgtgtCAAAGTATTTGGATATTAGCtttcatttcatatatatatatatatatatatagactaaactctttttaaattatgattaaacAAGTTATATAGACCTAGACTTAAATTAGTGCATTGATGAtaaacaaaatttcaatttcttcttggAAAAAATTTACTGctatcttaaaataaatattaattttctaggaGATGCAAAATCCAAACCTCCCCACCTTCTGTTCTATctattcaaacaaataaaattaaaaaatgcggAGGCATATAAGCAATCTTACCGTTGAgtgtgtgttttttataaaataattattcaaataatttaaaacagtgattaatgtatatatacaagcaagaagataaaataaaaggcaagaGACCAAGCTTTCATCGTTAGCTCAACCAACTTTCAGAGGATCCCACCACAAACAACACCAAAAGAAAAACTAGCAGCTACAACTTGGCAGCTAATTTTTGCAGGAATTAGAAGATCaagaaaaattctaaataaacctTCCCGTGCATGGTAGTATGTGATTAGTGATATCATAtggtgttatgtttttttttttttttttgttggtgttcTGAATGTTACCTTCagcctgtatttttttaatgtttcagaGCCAACTGCTGTATATTATTTTGATCTGGTAACAATttgctaataatttaaataaattctctctctcttctctaactcacataaaagaaattcaacAGACAAAATCTCCAAAATGTTGCGGTCAAATTTCATCGTGcgaaaaacacacacacacacactatatTCTATCGATCCATCCTACATTCCTTCCTGCTCCATGTGAAGTAAAGACTAAAGGTTGGCTTTCTGTAATTGCCCCACGTTCTTTGCATATTTTGTGGGCACACACACCTCCATTtgcaagaaaaagagagatacTTTCTTGAAAATACGCCATTAGAAAACAAAGTTTGCAACTTGTAAGAAACAAAGGTGCCACAGTTTGCAACTTGCAAGGAACAAAAGTGCCAAAAAATCTTCATTTTGAAAGACATGCAAGAGCTTTTCTCTTCTGTGTCTTCTTTGCTGTCTTTTTGGTGTTCTGGGAATGCTGCATTTGCGcattaaagttgaaaaaaagagagatagtTTTGGAGTCAACTGGCTTAGTTGATCTCATTTTCGTTCAagttttgagggtttttttatCTGGTTTTTGCTCGTTGTGGAGCTTTGAGAACTGGGTTTTTGTAAATTTGGGTTCTTAGAGCTGTGTCTGGGATTTAGAGGATCTGGGTCTTCCCAGTGAAAAAGATAAAGTGAATTACTTTTGCTTGAATTTTTGAAGTGGGTTTTGTACATTCTTATCATATGTTGAAGAATTCTGCCATTTGGTAGTGGAAGAGTTGACAAAGCTCGAGTCTTTTGTATAGTTGGAGTATTGTATCTGACAGATGATGTAGTGTTGATGTTTGTGTGCTAAGCAATTTAAGATTTAGGTTCTAGTTACCGACTTTCCTAAAATTAGAAATGGCTTCGTAAGAAATTTAGACATCTTGTTCTTGTTAGATACAAACATGGCTTCCTTAACACCTTCACCAGATTCTTCTCCCTCTTTAATACCAATCTCTATttcaccaccatcaccaccatcatcaccagATTCTACAACCAATTCACCACCTCCTTCGACATCTCAGCCTGATAAGACCACTGACCCTCCAGTGCCTTCAACACCATCTAACCCTGCAACCCCACCTCCTCAATCCCCACCACCAACCCCACCTGCTGCTTCCCCACCAGCTCAACCACTATctccaccaccatcaccaataaTTCCCTCAACACCTCCACCATCTGCCCCACCACCATCACCCCCGGCATCCCCACCACAAGCCCCTCCAGCATTAACACCTCCTTCACCACCTGCTGCGCCTCCCCCTGCTTCTACTACTTCACCGCCCCCTCCGAATGAATACCCTCCCCCACCAGTAAGCACCTCCGCTCCTCCACAAGCCTCTCCAACACCCCCACCTCCCCTTCAAGCTGTTTCACCTTCTCCACCTCCTCCTGCAAATGTCCCGATACCCCCTTCTACAAATTCGCCTCCTCCGCCAACAGCAAAGTCCCCTGAAACTCCCCCTGCACCTCCTACAGTCACTACTCCTCCACCTAGTTCTCAATCTGATAGTCCTCCACCAAAAACaaattctcctcctcctccaataCCCACATTGCCTTCACCACCTCCATCAGTTCCATCAACCTCATCAACACCTCCGTCAATATCTCCTCCAGCTCCTCCAGTTAATTCATCAGCAACAGGAAGTCCTACCTCACCCATTCCCTCTATCCCAACAGAGAAACCAACTGCTAGAGCAACTAATGACACCAATGTCTCTGCGAATACCTCATCCAGTGGTCCTGGGGGTTCAAACTCTGGAGGTGCAGTTGCAATAGGCATTGTGGTTGGGTTTGTAGCACTCAGTCTTCTAGTGATGGGTGTGTGGTTTGCACAAAagcgaaagagaagaaaaggagaaaatattGGTTACACTATGCCTTCCCCATTTGCCTCCTCACAAAATTCAGGTAATTTATTGAACATTGCTCTATTGTAATCGGTCATGCAGCTAGTTTTGATTGATTCTCAGAAATTTTCGTTGCTGAAGCAGTTATGGTGTTGTTTAAAAGCCCTTAGAGTTTGTAATTGTTTTGCGAATGAGGATATCGAACATGGCTACTTGATGCAAAATCTGGATCTTCAGTGAAGTAAAATCTTTTTTGTTGGAGTGATAAGCCTTGTGAGGAGATATGTGCCAATCAGTGTAGAAAGATGATACTTGTCTGTTAACACAATCCCCTCGTAAGACATCCTCAAAGACCGATCTGATAGCTTTCCCTGTTTAGAGATATGAAATGATATTGGATGTTCAATTAATGATTTATAGAGCATCTCTAATGCATTGATCCACGCTGTTGACATCTAGCAATTTAACAAATTGTTTTGGGGCTGTAAAACAAGTCCTGGAGGCTGGATTGTATCTAAGCCCTTTTGAATTAGCTTTGCAATTACTTGTCTTCCAATCCCCCTTTTAGACAATATCATATCTGAATCATAGTTACTTTAGTTGTCTTGGTCTTGGTTTcttcataattatttatttttctagtacTTGGCTTGTCATTTTTTGGCGCCTTTACTTGATCCAGAACAATCATCTAGTTCATTTTCTGGTTTTCCTATCCTATTGACCTTAGTTTATGGATTAAAGCATAATGTGACATTTATCTCCTTTTATCATCTCTTTTCAAATGAGCGGCTATGccaaatattctttttaagtttattgGCTTCAAAGTTTTGAAGTaatgatgttttcttttatgctaTTAGGTTGTCCAGGAAGAATATTTAAATGCTTGCTGATATGTGATGGGAATTAATGAAAGTCTTGCTTTACAGATTCACTATTTCTAAAACCTTATCCTCCAGCTCCCTTGGTTGGCAGTCATTCTGGCAGTGATTTCATCTATTCACCATCAGAGCCAGGTGTGATAAATAATTCAAGGTCATGGTTCACATATGAAGAACTTGTCCAAGCCACAAATGGGTTTTCAGCACAGAATCGTCTAGGTGAAGGTGGATTTGGTTGTGTATACAAAGGTGTCCTGGTTGATGGAAGAGAAGTAGCTGTGAAACAATTAAAGATTGGTGGTTCTCAAGGGGAGCGTGAATTCAGAGCAGAGGTTGAGATTATTAGTCGAGTGCATCATCGACATTTGGTTTCACTGGTGGGTTACTGTATATCCGAGAATCAAAGACTGCTTGTCTATGACTTCCTTCCCAATGATACTCTTTATTACCATTTGCACGGTAAGCTCATAGTTTGgaatatgaaataataatttatgctAGTTTCCTCCATGAATGATTTATCTTGATGCATATGACATGTTacatatttctttcaaattatcaTGAGATATTTGCTTGGCATAAAATTATCCAATCATATTGGAATTTTCACTGCAGATCTTTTAAAAATGTCCTATGCCttgaaagcattttttttcctgaaaatttaTGTTGGCTAAATCACCTGCTGAATTATGATGCCGGCAGCTAAGTATTGTGAATAGGTTTTACAAAAATGGTTATGTGACTGTGTTGGTTGCAACAGGCTATTATGCTTACTGGGTTTTAGATGTTTTTGTGCTGGCTTGGATTCTTACCAATCTATTGCTATTTGCTAATTTTTCCGTCTTATCCTATTCAATTAATGTTAGTAaaagtattttcattttaattattttgggtTTTCATGCTTCATGCTTCATGCTTGAAGCTCCACGGCAAATAGTATTTCCTAAATTCTTATAGACCTTTGCAGGTGAAGGCAGGCCACTTATGGATTGGGCAACAAGGGTCAAGGTTGCTGCTGGTGCAGCTCGTGGCATAGCTTATCTGCATGAGGATTGTAATTTTCCTGTTTTTCTTGGACTTGACAATTTATGTTTACGAAATTGCATTGACAACAGAGGACATAAATGATTTGATTCCTAGGACTAGAAGCTTTGTccttctattttaaattttggcatACAAGTgccaattataatttcttcatcgtTAGTTGATTAAGTGTAAATCCAAGACGCATTCTAGAACAATTTGATAATATGTTGAAAACCTTCTTGAGTAATTTGAATAGGAACAAGCACAGTTGAAGTGGTTCTTGGTTGTTAGCAGAATTAACATGTTGGCAACATGCATTCTTCATCCTGCAAATATTATATGACGTCCTGTCCTCATCACACTAGTTAATATCACTTGATACTTGCAGAAAAGCTCATGCACTATGTTCTCCTTACTGTCTCACATCTGTTTCTATTTGTAAGTTTGCAACATTGAAAGACTTTTTGGTCTCATTTTTTTGTGTGATGTTTATCAGGCCATCCACGAATTATTCACAGGGATATCAAGTCATCTAACATCCTTCTTGATGACACTTTTGAAGCGCAGGTATGTCTGTTTCTGAAAATCCTAATATCACTAAGAACCAGGTTTTGCTATGGGGAAACTGCCCCTATGGCCAATTACTTTTTCCATCAGAATACTGGTGGAATATTTTATTCCTTTATCAAGTAAACGATTTTCTTTGGCATTATTAGACTTGGAAGCTGTCTAATATGTTCCATCTCTGTGCACTTGGAACatgtttctgttttcttctgTTTCTATGATAAATTCTTCGAGTTCCAATCTCATTATTAAGCACATTTTATTATATCAGGTTTCAGATTTTGGGCTTGCTAAGATAGCTCTGGAACTGGATTCAAACACACATGTATCCACACGTGTGATGGGAACCTTTGGGTAGGTGCCCTAACTActtatttcttttatcatttattgTGATGCTTACAAAGGTTGAAAAGAAAGCTAAATCACGTGTTTGTGTGAAAGGAAGTAAACTGGCTTTTAactgtatgattttttttagagcaCACAGGGATAATCGTATTCTTTTCATAGCTGATGGAGTTTAGATGGCATTTTTGTACTCACATATTTTGTGCATAGCACAGTCCAgatgtaatttttaatgttgatgTCCTGGTAATGTGTGCCCTaacattcttttatttctattttgaaCATTGATTTTCCAGGTACATGGCTCCAGAGTATGCAACAAGTGGAAAGTTGACTGAAAAATCTGATGTTTATTCATTTGGGGTTGTGCTTTTGGAGTTCATTACAAGCCGTAAGCCTGTGGATGCTTCTCGGCCACTAGGTGATGAAAGCCTCGTTGAATGGGTAAGTTCAATAACCATTCCAATCCATTTTCTAGTTGATGCTATACATTCAAGAGGTACAAATATTTTATGGTTTATTTGGTTGGTAAAATGTTGGAGACGTCCAATTATTACCCTGAGAACTAATTTCCCTATTTGAATTCTCTAGGAAtgtcaaattttatcttttaattagtTAAGCATTTTACAAGCTCACAATTTAAACAATTGCTCAAGATCGAACTTTTATGTACAGTCATGTTTGCAATTTTGTGCACCTAATTTCACAGTATTAACGTGAACTTTTACTAATCTAGCTCCAAAGTTTTTCATATTcatcttgtttaaaaaaattaaactttctaAATGCGAACTAAGCTTCTTTGGGCTCAGAATTTCTGGCAATCCCAAATCCAGAAGTGTTAGAACTGTGCAAAATGTTGACTACTTGTAACACAAGTCAGTCATGCACGTGAGCTACTGCGAGTCCGCAGGATGTGTTCATTGGTGCTTGGTCGCAGCTTGGCAGGGTCTTGGCATAGATATTGCTATTTGTAACATTAACGACATGGTACACTTTTATTGAGCATTCCAAATTGTCAGGCTCGACCATTGCTCACCACTGCGCTTGAAAATGAAGACTTTGAAGCATTGGTTGATCCAGAGCTGGAGAAGAACTATGTTCCAAGTGAAATGTTTCGGATGATTGAGGCAGCTGCAGCTTGTGTGCGTCATTCAGCTGCAAAAAGGCCACGAATGAGTCAGGTTGTCATGTGTTTGTGTGGAATATTTTCCTTATTGGACAAGCCTGGCTAATAGTTTTGCTGTTTGTTTTTGCCATATTAGGTGGTGAGAGCCTTGGACTTGTTAGATGAGTCATCGGATCTATCTAACGGGATGAAACCTGGCCAAAGTGAAATATTTGATTCAAGACAACACTCTGCACAAATCAGAATGTTTCAGAGGTTGGCATTTGGTAGCCAAGACTACAGCTCAGATTTTTTTGATCACACCCAGAGTAGCTGGAGGAGCAGAGATCCTGGGGGTTATGTTTAGTCCCCAGATGCATCAAAATTCCTAAATTTCCAATCTATAACATGGAATTTGTTGTAGCTGATTTAAAGAGTGATGGTGCTCATTGGTTGGATCTTGAGACCCTTGATTGAGACCTTATCCAATCTCAGCAAGAATTGCCACTGCCAATCCATGTACATTCTCTTCCCTTCACTTGTTACTGCTTTCATTGTCAGCTAACACGATTTCACGTGTATGGCTGCCGCATTTTGTATCCTCAGAGTCcatatttgtatttatatatattatagcaaTGAAAATCACCAATCCACTTATTCCTGCTGAGTCTTGCTTTTTTCCTTGTGTTCCTCTGCTTTTTGTTTATTGCCAGCAACTTACTTTCATCCACGGTTTAAGACCTCCCAACGCAGATTTGCTCTGGAAACGTACTTGTGAAAGCTTTTCCTACCACACCTAGACTTTTGCAGAGTATCATAACTAGGTGTTGCCCATGGGAGGAAGATTTAGGAATGCAAAAATGGACAAGGGAGTCCTAATCCAGAAATCCTTGCTGATAACGAGAGATTCCTGGATAAGAAGAAGGTTCTATTGAAGAGAAAATATATAACCCTAACGAGAGATTCCTGGATAAGAATAGGCTTCAGAGAATGATGAATAGTAAACTGAACTTTTAAAGTTTTAAGCCTATTTTCTTGATTGTATCTCAAATTTTGTCTATTAGTAAATAGAATCATTTATTCTCAATGGATTTTTTAGGGTTAGACTGATCCAG
This DNA window, taken from Populus alba chromosome 17, ASM523922v2, whole genome shotgun sequence, encodes the following:
- the LOC118029702 gene encoding proline-rich receptor-like protein kinase PERK8 produces the protein MASLTPSPDSSPSLIPISISPPSPPSSPDSTTNSPPPSTSQPDKTTDPPVPSTPSNPATPPPQSPPPTPPAASPPAQPLSPPPSPIIPSTPPPSAPPPSPPASPPQAPPALTPPSPPAAPPPASTTSPPPPNEYPPPPVSTSAPPQASPTPPPPLQAVSPSPPPPANVPIPPSTNSPPPPTAKSPETPPAPPTVTTPPPSSQSDSPPPKTNSPPPPIPTLPSPPPSVPSTSSTPPSISPPAPPVNSSATGSPTSPIPSIPTEKPTARATNDTNVSANTSSSGPGGSNSGGAVAIGIVVGFVALSLLVMGVWFAQKRKRRKGENIGYTMPSPFASSQNSDSLFLKPYPPAPLVGSHSGSDFIYSPSEPGVINNSRSWFTYEELVQATNGFSAQNRLGEGGFGCVYKGVLVDGREVAVKQLKIGGSQGEREFRAEVEIISRVHHRHLVSLVGYCISENQRLLVYDFLPNDTLYYHLHGEGRPLMDWATRVKVAAGAARGIAYLHEDCHPRIIHRDIKSSNILLDDTFEAQVSDFGLAKIALELDSNTHVSTRVMGTFGYMAPEYATSGKLTEKSDVYSFGVVLLEFITSRKPVDASRPLGDESLVEWARPLLTTALENEDFEALVDPELEKNYVPSEMFRMIEAAAACVRHSAAKRPRMSQVVRALDLLDESSDLSNGMKPGQSEIFDSRQHSAQIRMFQRLAFGSQDYSSDFFDHTQSSWRSRDPGGYV